The Shewanella mangrovisoli genome has a window encoding:
- the orn gene encoding oligoribonuclease yields the protein MAADANNLIWIDLEMTGLEPDVDRVIEIATLVTDQELNIIGQGPVIAIHQSDDVLAAMDDWNQKHHGESGLIDRVRASQVNEAQAVAQTIAFLEQYVPKGASPMCGNSVGQDRRFLNRYMRELEDYFHYRNLDVSTVKELVKRWSPETMAGFKKQNTHQALQDIQESIAELQYYRSKVFKI from the coding sequence ATGGCGGCGGACGCGAATAATCTCATTTGGATCGATCTCGAAATGACAGGGTTAGAACCCGATGTCGATAGAGTCATTGAAATTGCTACCTTAGTAACAGACCAAGAACTCAATATTATCGGTCAGGGGCCTGTGATTGCTATTCATCAATCGGATGATGTGCTGGCGGCCATGGATGATTGGAACCAAAAACACCACGGTGAATCGGGTCTGATAGATAGAGTGCGTGCTAGCCAAGTGAATGAAGCACAAGCGGTTGCACAAACCATCGCATTTTTAGAGCAATATGTGCCTAAGGGCGCTTCACCTATGTGCGGTAACAGCGTGGGTCAGGACCGTCGCTTCTTAAATCGTTATATGCGTGAACTGGAGGACTACTTCCATTACCGCAATCTCGACGTGAGCACGGTAAAAGAGTTAGTGAAGCGTTGGAGCCCAGAAACCATGGCGGGTTTCAAAAAGCAAAATACTCACCAAGCGCTGCAAGATATCCAAGAGTCGATCGCGGAATTACAGTATTACCGCAGCAAAGTATTTAAAATTTGA
- a CDS encoding N-acetylmuramoyl-L-alanine amidase — protein sequence MTKNKHYFQTITLFLCAFFAVAAHAANQLEGVRIWAAPESTRVVFDLSEAPNYTYFSLDGPNRLVVDLKKASTKLSLKNIDNNSKLVKGVRVSKSPTKGDLRLVIDLVKPLNANLFSLPETAPYGNRLVVDLEDKTLTTATAVVSSTPVKTVTQSAQSSRDIVVAIDAGHGGDDPGSIGPSGVYEKKVALEIAKRVASKINDTPGMRAVMIRTGDYFVNLNKRSELARNSKADLLISIHADAFTSPQPKGASVWVLSMRRANSEIGRWLEQKEKHSELLGGAGEIIQNTDNEQYLAMTLLDMSMNSSMAIGHSVAGDILKDLGSVTELHKSRPESASLAVLKSPDIPSILVETGFISNPKEERLLNSSRHQESIATAIYKGVSRYFHNNPPADTLLAKRNSGGTTASSSAKSSSGNIKHKVSRGESLSAIAQRYQVPMASIKRANGMKTDVVQLGQTLVIPES from the coding sequence ATGACTAAAAATAAGCATTACTTTCAGACTATTACTCTTTTTCTGTGCGCTTTTTTTGCTGTGGCGGCCCATGCTGCTAACCAGCTTGAGGGCGTGCGTATTTGGGCTGCCCCCGAGTCGACCCGGGTGGTGTTCGATTTGAGCGAAGCGCCTAATTACACTTATTTTTCCCTCGATGGGCCCAATCGTTTGGTGGTCGACCTTAAAAAGGCGTCGACAAAACTGAGCCTGAAAAATATCGATAACAACAGTAAATTGGTTAAAGGGGTTCGCGTCAGCAAATCACCCACTAAAGGTGATTTACGTTTGGTGATCGATCTGGTTAAGCCATTAAATGCTAACCTGTTTTCTCTTCCCGAAACGGCGCCCTATGGCAATCGTCTGGTGGTGGATCTCGAGGATAAAACCTTAACCACGGCGACAGCTGTGGTGAGTTCAACCCCAGTTAAAACGGTTACTCAATCGGCGCAATCCTCCCGTGATATTGTGGTGGCGATTGATGCGGGCCACGGTGGTGACGATCCTGGTTCTATTGGCCCATCAGGTGTTTACGAGAAAAAAGTCGCGCTAGAGATAGCCAAAAGAGTGGCCAGTAAGATCAACGACACGCCGGGTATGCGCGCCGTGATGATCCGTACCGGCGATTACTTTGTGAATTTGAACAAGCGCTCTGAGCTCGCCCGTAACAGTAAGGCCGATTTACTGATTTCTATCCATGCCGATGCCTTTACCTCGCCCCAGCCAAAGGGGGCGTCTGTGTGGGTATTATCGATGCGCCGCGCGAATAGTGAAATTGGTCGTTGGTTGGAGCAAAAAGAGAAACACTCAGAACTCTTGGGTGGTGCTGGGGAAATTATCCAAAATACCGATAATGAACAGTACCTTGCAATGACTCTGCTCGACATGTCCATGAACAGTTCGATGGCAATAGGTCACTCTGTTGCTGGGGATATTCTCAAGGATCTCGGTTCAGTGACTGAGCTGCATAAGAGTCGCCCCGAGTCTGCGAGCCTTGCGGTATTAAAATCCCCCGATATTCCCTCCATTCTGGTGGAGACAGGATTTATCTCGAATCCGAAGGAAGAAAGATTACTTAATAGCAGTCGCCATCAGGAAAGTATCGCAACCGCTATCTATAAAGGCGTTAGCCGTTATTTTCACAATAACCCGCCGGCAGATACCTTGCTCGCGAAGCGTAATAGCGGTGGCACTACGGCCAGCTCGAGCGCGAAATCCTCCTCGGGAAATATCAAGCACAAGGTGAGCCGCGGCGAGTCACTTTCGGCGATTGCTCAGCGTTATCAAGTGCCTATGGCTAGCATTAAGCGCGCCAATGGTATGAAGACGGATGTGGTACAACTCGGGCAAACACTCGTTATTCCTGAGAGTTAA
- the asd gene encoding archaetidylserine decarboxylase (Phosphatidylserine decarboxylase is synthesized as a single chain precursor. Generation of the pyruvoyl active site from a Ser is coupled to cleavage of a Gly-Ser bond between the larger (beta) and smaller (alpha chains). It is an integral membrane protein.): MDKVKIALQYMLPKHLLSRLVGKLAASEAGALTTAAIKWFIKQYKIDMSEAAQSEPEAYKSFNDFFTRALKPGIRPINTAANIMVHPVDGAVSQLGPIKDGRIFQAKGHHYSSLTLLGDQAEDAKRFEGGDFATIYLAPKDYHRIHMPIKGTLSKMTYVPGELFSVNPLTARHVPGLFARNERVVAIFETELGPLAMVLVGATIVASIETVWAGTITPPTGKQVFTWEYPTVGPDAITLDKGEEMGRFKLGSTVVMLFAKDAIDTFAEGVEPEAVTRMGQAFANLKNQASAD, from the coding sequence TTGGATAAAGTTAAAATTGCGCTGCAGTACATGCTGCCAAAGCACCTGTTATCTCGCTTAGTCGGTAAACTTGCCGCTTCCGAAGCTGGCGCATTAACGACTGCCGCGATTAAATGGTTTATCAAACAATATAAAATCGATATGAGCGAAGCGGCTCAGAGCGAACCCGAAGCCTATAAAAGCTTCAACGACTTTTTTACCCGTGCACTTAAGCCTGGTATTCGCCCAATTAATACTGCGGCCAACATCATGGTGCACCCGGTTGATGGTGCCGTTAGCCAACTCGGCCCCATCAAGGATGGTCGTATTTTCCAAGCTAAAGGCCATCACTATTCTTCACTCACCCTACTGGGCGACCAAGCCGAAGATGCTAAACGCTTCGAAGGTGGGGATTTTGCGACCATTTATCTGGCTCCCAAGGATTATCACCGCATCCATATGCCGATTAAGGGCACATTGTCGAAGATGACCTATGTGCCGGGTGAACTGTTTTCCGTTAACCCCTTAACGGCGCGCCATGTGCCAGGCCTATTTGCTCGCAACGAACGTGTTGTAGCAATTTTTGAAACCGAACTTGGCCCGCTAGCTATGGTATTAGTAGGTGCGACCATTGTGGCCAGTATTGAAACCGTGTGGGCAGGCACTATTACGCCGCCAACGGGTAAGCAAGTGTTCACATGGGAATACCCAACAGTAGGTCCAGACGCCATTACCTTAGATAAAGGCGAAGAAATGGGCCGCTTCAAGCTTGGCAGTACCGTCGTCATGCTGTTTGCCAAAGATGCTATCGACACCTTCGCCGAAGGCGTTGAGCCCGAGGCCGTAACGCGTATGGGTCAAGCCTTTGCTAATCTGAAAAATCAGGCGTCAGCCGACTAA
- the rsgA gene encoding small ribosomal subunit biogenesis GTPase RsgA produces the protein MSKKKPLSQGQLRRMRANHEKRLNRDHGDKNAPELQDSSLGPEQSGTVISRFGQHADIETEDGQIVRCNIRRTIKSLVTGDKVIVRLAIETQANSGIAGIVEAVHPRRSSLSRPDLYDGVKIIASNIDQILIVSSVLPSFTTQIIDRYLVAAEDTDIPPIIILNKIDLLTPEETPAIEAALKRYEAIGYPVYKVSSKLGEGLDTIKALLKDKVSVFAGQSGVGKSSLVNALLPEAELLVGDVSDNSGLGQHTTTTAKLLHLPSGGDLIDSPGVREFALWHLPAQRVGWCFIEFRDFLGGCKFRDCKHGDDPGCALKAAVDAGKISEDRFNNYHRIIASLDEQRHARHFRAQSDE, from the coding sequence GTGAGTAAAAAGAAACCCCTAAGCCAAGGCCAATTACGCCGTATGCGCGCCAATCACGAGAAACGCCTCAATCGTGACCATGGTGATAAAAATGCGCCTGAGTTACAGGATAGCTCACTCGGCCCAGAACAGAGCGGAACCGTGATCTCCCGCTTTGGCCAACATGCCGATATTGAAACCGAAGATGGCCAAATCGTGCGCTGCAATATTCGCCGCACCATTAAGAGCTTAGTCACCGGCGATAAAGTGATTGTACGCCTCGCCATTGAAACCCAAGCCAACAGTGGCATTGCCGGCATTGTTGAAGCGGTACACCCAAGACGCTCTTCCCTCTCGCGTCCCGACTTATACGATGGCGTGAAAATTATCGCCTCGAATATCGACCAAATTTTGATTGTGTCTTCGGTATTGCCTAGCTTTACCACCCAGATTATCGACCGCTACTTAGTGGCAGCCGAAGACACGGATATTCCACCGATCATCATTTTGAATAAAATTGATCTGCTAACGCCAGAAGAAACCCCCGCCATCGAAGCCGCCTTAAAGCGCTACGAAGCCATCGGTTATCCCGTGTATAAGGTCAGCAGTAAATTAGGCGAAGGCTTAGATACCATTAAAGCCCTGCTGAAAGATAAAGTGAGCGTATTTGCCGGTCAGTCTGGTGTAGGTAAATCTTCACTGGTCAATGCCTTACTGCCCGAAGCCGAATTACTGGTGGGCGATGTCTCCGACAACTCGGGGCTGGGTCAACACACGACCACCACGGCTAAGTTGCTGCATTTACCCAGCGGTGGTGATTTAATCGATTCCCCCGGTGTGCGCGAATTTGCCCTCTGGCACTTACCCGCCCAACGTGTCGGTTGGTGTTTTATCGAATTTAGAGACTTTTTAGGTGGCTGCAAATTCCGCGATTGTAAGCATGGCGATGACCCTGGCTGCGCCTTAAAAGCCGCCGTCGATGCGGGTAAAATTAGCGAAGATCGCTTTAATAACTACCATCGAATTATCGCAAGTCTAGATGAGCAGCGCCATGCACGGCATTTTCGTGCCCAAAGCGATGAATAA
- a CDS encoding NAD(P)H-hydrate dehydratase, protein MAQDLSSLPTALYTQQQVRTAELLAVSEGETTLYQLVERAGRAAFECFIQQRELYPQLEGMPLLVLAGSGNNGADALVCARLALEAGHQVKVYLLKTQGTAEFEQALSAYLNQGGVIDSPNIEAIQQAPIIIDGLLGTGVKGAVREELIALICAINQSDAWVLSLDLPSGIVADTGVALHVAVMADVTLCFGGLKQGLLTSKARHHCGHLTFADLGLTPFFDVESATRVGGEMLKSHFAARARDSHKGQSGKVTLIGGDFGMAGAIRLASEACLRAGAGLVTVISRPEHQLTVNVSRPELMFWGCELVDMEVYLRLGWAQVVVLGPGLGKHDWGYNLFKAAGLSDKPCVLDADALNLLSQEPRRQTNWVLTPHPGEAARLLGCSVADIEQDRFAAVRALQQKYGGVVLLKGAGTVIFDGKQMVVAPVGNPGLASGGCGDVLSGIIGALMAQGMDNMQATVVGVVVHGCAADLAAVQGERGMLASDLMPFIRQLVNSDLL, encoded by the coding sequence ATGGCACAAGATTTATCGAGTTTACCCACAGCGCTTTATACGCAGCAGCAGGTGAGAACCGCCGAATTGCTCGCTGTTTCAGAAGGGGAAACCACTTTATATCAATTAGTTGAACGTGCTGGACGGGCGGCATTTGAGTGCTTCATCCAACAGCGTGAACTGTATCCTCAGCTTGAAGGAATGCCTTTACTGGTATTAGCGGGTAGCGGCAATAATGGCGCCGATGCGCTAGTTTGCGCGCGCCTAGCCTTAGAAGCAGGGCATCAGGTCAAGGTTTACTTGCTCAAGACCCAAGGTACAGCAGAATTTGAGCAAGCACTTTCTGCCTATCTTAACCAGGGCGGTGTTATCGATTCCCCCAATATCGAAGCGATACAGCAGGCGCCGATCATTATCGATGGGCTACTGGGCACGGGAGTTAAGGGCGCCGTGCGTGAGGAATTGATCGCACTAATCTGTGCGATCAATCAGAGTGACGCTTGGGTGCTGAGTTTAGATCTGCCTTCGGGGATTGTTGCCGATACCGGCGTAGCCCTTCACGTCGCCGTGATGGCGGATGTCACTCTGTGCTTTGGAGGGTTAAAGCAGGGGCTTTTGACCAGTAAGGCGAGACACCACTGCGGCCATTTGACCTTTGCCGATCTGGGATTAACGCCTTTTTTCGATGTTGAGAGTGCAACGCGAGTCGGCGGTGAAATGTTAAAAAGCCATTTTGCCGCAAGAGCACGGGACAGCCACAAGGGGCAATCGGGCAAGGTAACGCTGATAGGTGGTGATTTTGGTATGGCAGGAGCCATTCGCCTAGCCAGTGAAGCCTGTTTACGTGCGGGCGCCGGATTGGTGACTGTGATCAGCAGGCCTGAACATCAACTGACAGTAAACGTCTCGCGCCCCGAATTGATGTTTTGGGGCTGTGAACTGGTCGATATGGAAGTCTATCTGCGCCTAGGTTGGGCACAAGTGGTGGTACTTGGCCCAGGTTTAGGAAAACACGACTGGGGTTATAACTTGTTTAAAGCCGCGGGCTTAAGTGATAAACCCTGTGTGCTCGATGCCGATGCTCTGAATCTGCTCAGTCAAGAACCGCGCAGGCAAACTAACTGGGTACTCACGCCTCATCCCGGGGAAGCTGCGCGGCTCTTGGGATGCAGTGTCGCCGACATTGAGCAGGATAGATTTGCTGCCGTGCGTGCTCTGCAGCAAAAATATGGTGGTGTGGTGCTGCTCAAAGGTGCGGGTACAGTCATTTTTGATGGAAAACAGATGGTCGTGGCACCTGTTGGAAATCCTGGGCTTGCGAGTGGTGGGTGCGGCGATGTGTTATCTGGTATTATAGGCGCACTTATGGCTCAAGGAATGGATAACATGCAGGCGACCGTTGTTGGGGTTGTCGTTCATGGCTGCGCGGCGGATCTGGCTGCAGTGCAGGGTGAACGGGGCATGTTAGCCAGCGATTTGATGCCTTTTATTCGCCAATTAGTAAATAGTGATTTACTCTAG
- a CDS encoding mechanosensitive ion channel domain-containing protein has product MPRILLFVIAFLSFSLHANSPLQLDKRLGLNNQNQQQNISIDDQIVELKNNIDRLAANASSFQQAQLDFEENKKVIDHGLKEAAKPLKLDKTTDLNQQASMAYLRLSELKESETALGNQVSELLQRHNLLPSVIANARQNVLQNKKTELAPLDTPAGELQQTQRVFFEQSLATNEAELASSQKRIELTQLQLQLVRQQLSQQEAFIETINKAMNKQRQQQTDATLAKNLVDTAKVVDPVTRNIADTNQIYGQKLQTLTLQINNVVEQQEQAELQYQSQAKQLANIQEQITWVKMNSAFGERFLQMLQSLPKPPNHEKLQTLIADARLDRYHLEQQQALNEQELEQTNLYNEGQIKLLRSQQALLTQLMQSYDQYLSELGKLKVNYQQLSQQHLTLKNTLNEHLFWVPNAASINKLWLTDLQRSALWLVQEAQWGQLGKAWQEQNDYWSWWIILLVLCLVIQDLIRPKFKRLLTHYVTYVGNVTQDKFIYTFKSLVLSLGYALIKPLPIVAAGWIFYQSERNFVQAVGMGILAIGLVYLLYRLIFILALDKGVLVGHFKRPSKLIQAGQLRLKHFVFVASPLLGIMGFTEVLDASLIRNSIGRGAFICFCVVLFLLYKDILVLSRQNSDTQKDGKNKRLIQKMLWALLISVPLLSAVLAFRGYYFTAFQMLLQLQLSIVLGLSFLLLYQLIKRWMLIERRRIAFDRAKAKRAERLALREKGETHHVSSDGLDTYEEPVVDLETISSQSLGLVRSLLLLAFLASLIGLWTQTHTALFSFLDGITLWTTNTSVNGVEQQLPITMKSLLLGLVIVGFSLMIATNLPGLLELMILQRLDLTPGTGFAITTVSRYLVVFLGLLIGFSNLGMEWSKLQWLIAALSLGLGFGLQEIFANFISGLIILFEKPVRIGDTVTIRDLTGTVSKIQIRATTIIDWDRKEIIIPNKAFITEQLINWSLSDPITRVIVHVSVARDSDPAKVEATLYQAVQECEDALPNPEPEVWFAGFGKHTQDYEVRAYAKEMSARWPLRHDLHKRITRKLKENNLELAYPQMEIHLKNGQTRDQVGIIRS; this is encoded by the coding sequence ATGCCACGTATTTTATTGTTCGTTATTGCTTTTTTGTCTTTTTCTCTCCATGCCAATTCGCCACTGCAATTGGACAAGCGCCTTGGCCTAAACAACCAAAATCAGCAACAAAATATTAGCATTGACGATCAAATTGTTGAGCTTAAAAACAACATCGACAGACTGGCAGCGAATGCGAGCAGTTTTCAGCAGGCGCAGCTGGATTTTGAAGAAAACAAAAAAGTCATCGACCACGGTTTAAAAGAGGCCGCTAAGCCCTTAAAGCTGGATAAAACCACAGATCTAAACCAGCAAGCCTCGATGGCTTATTTACGGCTGTCGGAATTAAAAGAGAGCGAAACCGCCCTCGGCAATCAAGTCAGCGAACTGTTACAGCGCCACAATCTGCTGCCCTCCGTCATCGCCAACGCTAGGCAGAATGTGCTGCAAAATAAGAAAACCGAATTAGCCCCGCTGGATACGCCTGCCGGCGAGTTACAGCAAACACAGCGAGTTTTCTTCGAGCAAAGCCTAGCCACCAATGAGGCCGAGCTTGCCAGCAGCCAAAAGCGCATCGAACTCACCCAGCTCCAGTTACAATTGGTTCGCCAACAATTAAGCCAGCAAGAAGCCTTTATTGAAACCATCAATAAGGCGATGAATAAACAGCGTCAGCAACAAACCGATGCAACCTTGGCGAAGAATTTAGTCGATACCGCCAAGGTCGTGGATCCAGTGACCCGCAATATTGCCGACACTAACCAGATCTACGGCCAAAAACTCCAAACCTTAACCTTGCAAATCAACAACGTGGTTGAGCAGCAAGAACAGGCCGAGCTGCAATATCAATCCCAAGCCAAACAGCTGGCGAATATCCAAGAGCAAATCACTTGGGTCAAAATGAACTCCGCCTTTGGCGAGCGTTTTTTGCAGATGTTGCAATCTCTGCCTAAGCCGCCAAATCATGAGAAGCTGCAAACGCTGATCGCCGATGCTCGCCTCGATAGATATCACCTCGAGCAACAACAGGCACTTAACGAGCAAGAGTTAGAACAGACCAACCTCTACAACGAAGGGCAGATTAAACTACTGCGCTCACAACAGGCGCTGCTGACGCAGTTGATGCAGAGTTATGACCAATATTTGAGTGAACTCGGCAAACTCAAAGTCAATTATCAGCAACTTAGTCAGCAGCATCTGACCTTAAAAAATACCCTCAACGAGCACCTGTTTTGGGTGCCCAACGCCGCGAGCATCAATAAACTCTGGCTCACCGACTTGCAGCGTAGCGCCCTGTGGTTAGTGCAAGAGGCGCAGTGGGGACAATTGGGTAAAGCCTGGCAGGAGCAGAATGACTACTGGTCATGGTGGATAATTCTATTGGTGCTCTGCTTAGTGATCCAAGATTTAATCCGGCCTAAGTTCAAACGCTTACTCACCCACTATGTCACCTACGTGGGTAATGTGACGCAGGATAAATTTATCTACACCTTTAAATCCTTAGTCCTCAGCCTAGGCTATGCCCTGATTAAACCGCTCCCCATAGTGGCGGCAGGGTGGATTTTCTATCAATCCGAACGTAACTTTGTGCAGGCCGTCGGCATGGGGATTTTAGCGATAGGATTAGTTTACCTATTGTATCGCTTGATATTTATCCTCGCCCTCGACAAAGGGGTCTTAGTCGGCCACTTCAAACGCCCCTCAAAACTCATCCAAGCAGGTCAGCTCAGGCTCAAACACTTTGTGTTTGTCGCCAGCCCCCTGCTCGGCATTATGGGCTTTACCGAAGTCCTCGACGCATCCCTTATCCGCAATAGTATTGGCCGCGGCGCATTTATCTGTTTTTGCGTGGTGTTATTCTTGTTATACAAGGATATCTTGGTGCTAAGCCGCCAGAATAGCGACACCCAGAAAGACGGCAAAAACAAACGCCTTATTCAAAAAATGCTCTGGGCATTGCTGATTTCAGTCCCACTGCTGAGTGCCGTACTGGCCTTTAGGGGTTACTACTTCACCGCCTTCCAAATGTTGTTGCAGTTACAACTGTCCATCGTATTGGGATTAAGTTTCCTGCTGCTTTATCAGTTAATTAAACGTTGGATGCTCATCGAGCGCCGCCGCATCGCCTTCGATCGCGCCAAGGCCAAACGGGCAGAAAGGCTAGCGCTGCGGGAAAAGGGCGAGACTCACCACGTCTCTAGCGATGGCCTAGATACCTACGAAGAGCCGGTCGTCGACCTCGAAACTATTTCGAGCCAGTCCCTCGGCTTAGTGCGCTCCCTATTGCTATTGGCGTTTTTAGCCAGCTTGATTGGCCTGTGGACGCAAACCCATACTGCGCTATTTTCCTTCTTAGATGGCATCACCCTCTGGACGACAAATACCAGCGTCAATGGCGTCGAGCAGCAGCTGCCTATCACTATGAAATCGCTGTTATTGGGCTTAGTCATCGTTGGCTTCTCGCTGATGATTGCGACCAATTTACCCGGTCTGCTCGAGCTGATGATCCTACAACGGCTCGATTTAACACCCGGCACCGGCTTTGCCATCACCACAGTAAGCCGTTATTTAGTAGTGTTTTTAGGTCTACTGATTGGCTTTTCGAATCTCGGGATGGAATGGTCAAAACTGCAATGGTTGATTGCCGCTTTGTCACTGGGTCTAGGTTTTGGTTTACAGGAGATTTTTGCCAACTTTATCTCGGGCCTGATTATTCTGTTCGAAAAACCAGTGCGTATTGGCGATACGGTGACGATCCGCGACTTAACGGGAACAGTGAGTAAAATCCAGATCCGTGCCACCACCATTATCGACTGGGACAGAAAGGAAATTATCATTCCGAACAAGGCCTTTATTACCGAGCAATTGATTAACTGGTCACTGTCGGACCCCATCACTCGGGTGATAGTGCATGTGTCGGTTGCCCGCGATTCGGATCCAGCCAAAGTCGAGGCAACTCTGTATCAAGCGGTGCAGGAATGCGAAGATGCGCTGCCTAATCCAGAGCCAGAGGTTTGGTTTGCAGGCTTTGGTAAACATACCCAAGATTACGAAGTACGTGCCTATGCAAAAGAGATGTCGGCCCGCTGGCCGCTACGCCACGATCTGCATAAACGCATCACCCGTAAACTTAAAGAAAACAACTTAGAACTCGCCTATCCGCAAATGGAAATCCATCTTAAAAATGGCCAGACTCGCGATCAGGTCGGCATAATCCGCAGTTAA
- the tsaE gene encoding tRNA (adenosine(37)-N6)-threonylcarbamoyltransferase complex ATPase subunit type 1 TsaE, with translation MTELTFQLNNEDETIAVGQKLARHIQAPLTLYLTGDLGAGKTTLSRGLIQGLGHKGAVKSPTYTLVEPYELDGVEVYHFDLYRLNDPEELEFMGIRDYFTDSSLCIVEWPDKGHGLLPDADIHLHLNYVNQGREIQIRALTESGKKLLAAIK, from the coding sequence ATGACAGAGTTAACCTTTCAATTAAATAACGAAGACGAGACTATTGCGGTTGGGCAAAAATTGGCCCGCCATATTCAAGCGCCTTTGACTCTGTATTTGACGGGGGATTTAGGGGCGGGTAAAACCACTCTGAGCCGCGGGTTAATCCAAGGATTAGGGCATAAAGGAGCGGTAAAGAGCCCAACCTACACTTTAGTTGAACCTTATGAGCTAGACGGTGTCGAAGTTTATCATTTTGATTTGTATCGTTTAAACGATCCTGAAGAACTCGAGTTCATGGGGATCCGTGATTACTTTACCGATAGCAGTCTGTGCATTGTGGAATGGCCCGACAAAGGTCATGGACTCTTGCCCGATGCCGATATTCACCTGCATTTAAATTATGTTAACCAAGGACGTGAAATCCAAATTCGAGCCTTAACAGAATCAGGTAAAAAGCTATTAGCCGCAATAAAATAA
- a CDS encoding DMT family transporter, translating to MSQTAKPSGLIELHLAVLMFGGTALFSKLIPLSALDITFLRCVVAALVLALLIKFRGKYLSLASKQDYLVAIGLGVIVSLHWVTYFAAMQLSSVAIGMIAFFTYPVMTVIAEPLLTGNKIKLMDIISGVLVLIGVVLLIPEANLGNDTTLGIAVGIVSAMLFTARNLLQKRYFSQYSGPHAMFYQTLVAAVFLMPWHQTELRTISLETWGLIVLLGVVFTAAPHALFTSALRQLSAKTVGLVSCLQPFYGAMLALVILGEALNLNTLIGGTIIVATAIFETHQSHQSQRRKKNA from the coding sequence TTGAGCCAGACCGCTAAACCTTCGGGATTAATCGAATTACACTTAGCTGTGCTGATGTTTGGCGGCACAGCTTTGTTTTCAAAGTTAATCCCCTTAAGCGCACTCGATATCACCTTTTTACGATGTGTGGTCGCGGCCTTGGTGTTGGCATTACTCATCAAATTCCGCGGTAAATACTTAAGCCTTGCCAGCAAACAGGATTATCTGGTGGCTATCGGCTTAGGCGTGATAGTCAGCTTACACTGGGTTACCTACTTTGCCGCGATGCAACTCTCATCGGTCGCCATCGGCATGATTGCCTTCTTCACCTACCCGGTGATGACAGTCATTGCCGAGCCGTTATTAACAGGCAATAAAATCAAGCTGATGGATATTATCAGCGGTGTTTTAGTGCTGATAGGCGTGGTGCTATTGATCCCCGAAGCCAATCTTGGCAACGATACAACCCTAGGGATTGCGGTCGGAATTGTCTCGGCGATGTTATTTACCGCCCGCAACCTGCTGCAAAAACGCTATTTTTCTCAATATAGCGGCCCCCACGCCATGTTTTATCAGACCTTAGTGGCGGCAGTATTTCTTATGCCTTGGCATCAAACCGAGTTACGGACTATCTCCCTCGAGACCTGGGGCTTGATAGTGCTGCTCGGAGTGGTGTTTACCGCCGCGCCCCATGCGTTATTCACCTCGGCATTACGCCAATTAAGCGCTAAAACCGTCGGGTTAGTCTCCTGCCTACAACCCTTCTACGGAGCCATGTTGGCATTAGTGATCTTAGGCGAAGCGTTGAATCTCAACACCCTGATAGGCGGAACCATCATAGTCGCCACCGCCATCTTCGAAACCCATCAATCGCACCAGTCACAACGGCGAAAAAAGAACGCTTGA